A DNA window from Drosophila sechellia strain sech25 chromosome X, ASM438219v1, whole genome shotgun sequence contains the following coding sequences:
- the LOC6617939 gene encoding zinc finger protein hangover isoform X2, which produces MCDAAAATATTTTAVAAAVATTTASVALEATATQPGTTTTTTAVATASAGTTSPEAVIPTAAIATSAKHSNSERSARQNCCRLCIAPQTECISIINSYAADKEPLSTKILNCVGIKVTPQDRLSQQICHACISYLNSWQSFKNRCFSSQAKQRQWLDNNKSKLLNYLDLNSAENGGGGFFDQHLHQQQQQQHHQNLENELEAEKEKATPTAASTAANILDGIHSLKKRKSLTVYPLPAMPIKDEPIDTDDDYQMKSIDESDDMVDPTMFLERSEHEGDVPLTASDYDYTAQHGVNASSVAASLPPNAVANVAAAGDSKVASCRACSLQFSTRANARRHERNLHPNLFQLSTDSPHNTPITKPTPALAAALEIQRAAAAAATAEANRAAGAAGGNISTQKYRQVVMNTFIKCEGGGYDYDNPEQYRPLLTRDKVEFIEQNDEFLEQYQTMTCRCCNKYFSTYKNFMAHVRKKYPQLPRNLCFNCLKMNDSKALFISHLKKRNCINLFRVLNALRGKTTTVVVPIADDAADDGATGAVPVADAGAGVMAMNSPTVTASGEVVTPGGGPERPEKLRAKELLVNKLYECKLCPKGFRTKHEFRTHVYDKHADVQRKDNNSIQCSFCGLDFADPVDRRRHYNNMDCIVRLRCMTCDAKLETHQRFLDHVYQDHLGGVGGGVVSDNASTTGSGMARSNSMEHSPGKRSLLGALGVGSSAEESRSSSAAPPLTSTPKLAGGNQVGGGGSTSASAAAAAQSSANRDASAPKSQYFSRMPQVCPICGQQYNNYNNVLRHMESKHPNKLPETYKCVRCGLGYPRISYLREHMINVHGVDKNRHSGGFEYIVNADAVKLADGSTPNVYTGRYDYVMKDLMSITNDDDEEEPGSVAKKMRLDDSSNNSSLVGVASQQKECPICNAVFSNNIGLSNHMRSHYTASNAVNAALAAANRMTPKSLTITATPATDSEFGVGGTMSESAPATPANVPPAMANQTPQEQAVFRRSLDQAADRRFRRMRCRICQRRFSSKKSYRYHMLTDHQVQNVQFIKCKLCNAEFAYEKGLKVHLFKVHGRAIKDEMIIKQFECEVCSIVYSSESELQQHKRSVHKLTSASASTSASTSSKIDDDCLMDEGKPTSSDLADLSTLAAGGSTASAPLYWYQCKYCPSNFNTNKKLAIHINSHDEFDSNDYSCKDCGNVYSGRKSLWVHRYKKHPQVPNPAECSLCRKVFFDRQMHDNHTPTCNRKPITSTGAHQEQDGQLHSHHTTKRTIFRHKTGDDDDEEDDDEQQQLEERANSDGNGTTVRVASGSTAAAGTSLKIRIPEVACTICGARFTDQEHFSKHIQKHEQELYVDNPLAAMFDDGPADAGQFQVERQNENGEYACDLCAKTFPQVIALKVHRKWHFRGDSKQNPIDGEATQLTNNNHTTNNNNNSMHLRELHAVGLMPNQQQQSLNNSCNSSMNHNNNSSSNRSKSMKRKRELKCEYCASTFISNNNLRRHMYELHKHEVSNLPEPPVIVVDDHLTCRRCQLKFDTKELWIEHKLADAKVVRPFCPFQWGCDLCGEYLSRKEKLMNHINNHLKEDVIVPVATKAAIERTAAMESAAADANAAATLSALGEGAETEDQFAEKGEAAGATTADKLANPDEEDSDDLDEDSSGDDDDSSGTGDDDDDDDTDDDEDGEGEDEDEEGDGGEGEDEEGVQPAAQLLPQQLHKADLNQDDDDLVEEVISSDDDDDDDGEVESDDDDEDDDDEEDDVEEPEPVGLAVRPLMNGKSKMPPLIVASSDDEDDGVMPIGDIIEEEFDEDADPDPEDAIEEVDEDDLDEGDVEDEPNVVSTASFSESESSTTTTSNSHSHSTGERRKKAVDQLNDPGFTCDLCQLCFDSQELLQSHIKSHILNGPKLSTASAAAAAAAAAAATASSKATALLTAAKAKPDSKSAVLANNNNSKTSSKTVAAAATH; this is translated from the exons ATGTGCGACGCTGCGGCGGCaacagcgacaacaacaacagcagtagcagcagccgtcgcaacaacaacagcatcgGTAGCATTGGAGGCCACAGCGACACAGCCTGGaacgacaacgacgacgacgGCGGTAGCCACTGCGTCAGCGGGAACCACATCCCCTGAAGCGGTCAttccaacagcagcaatagcaacaTCGGCGAAACACAGCAACAGCGAACGGTCGGCGCGACAAAACTGCTGTCGCCTGTGCATCGCCCCACAAACCGAATGCATCTCGATCATCAATAGCTATGCGGCGGACAAGGAGCCGCTGTCCACCAAGATCCTCAACTGCGTCGGCATCAAG GTTACACCGCAGGATCGGCTGTCGCAGCAAATTTGCCACGCCTGCATCAGTTACCTGAACTCATGGCAGAGCTTCAAGAACCGGTGCTTCAGCTCGCAGGCGAAGCAGCGCCAGTGGCTGGATAACAACAAGAGCAAGCTCCTCAACTACCTGGACCTGAACAGTGCCGAGAATGGGGGAGGAGGCTTCTTCGATCAGCATctgcatcagcaacagcaacagcaacaccaccaGAACTTGGAGAATGAGCTCGAagcggagaaggagaaggcGACGCCAACGGCCGCATCGACAGCCGCCAACATATTGGACGGCATACACTCGCTGAAGAAACGCAAATCCCTAACAGTCTAT CCACTGCCTGCGATGCCCATCAAAGATGAGCCGATTGATACGGATGACGACTACCAGATGAAGTCCATAGACGAGTCCGATGACATGGTCGATCCCACAATGTTCCTAGAGCGCTCCGAGCACGAGGGCGATGTGCCGCTGACG GCCTCGGATTACGACTACACTGCGCAGCATGGCGTGAATGCCTCGTCCGTGGCTGCCTCGCTGCCGCCGAATGCGGTGGCCAATGTGGCAGCCGCCGGGGACTCCAAGGTGGCCAGCTGCAGGGCCTGCAGCCTGCAGTTCTCTACCCGGGCCAACGCCCGTCGCCACGAAAGGAATCTGCACCCAAACCTGTTCCAGTTGTCCACAGACTCCCCCCACAACACACCCATCACAAAGCCGACGCCCGCTTTGGCTGCCGCCTTGGAAATCCAACGGGCAGCGGCCGCGGCGGCCACCGCTGAGGCAAATCGGGCAGCGGGCGCCGCTGGCGGGAATATCTCCACGCAAAAGTATCGCCAGGTGGTGATGAACACGTTCATTAAGTGCGAGGGCGGCGGCTATGACTACGATAATCCCGAACAGTACCGACCACTGCTCACCCGCGACAAAGTGGAGTTCATTGAGCAGAACGACGAGTTCCTCGAGCAATACCAGACGATGACCTGCCGATGTTGCAACAAGTACTTCAGCACGTACAAGAACTTCATGGCGCACGTTCGCAAGAAGTATCCGCAGCTGCCGCGCAACCTATGCTTCAATTGCCTCAAGATGAACGACTCCAAGGCGCTGTTCATCTCGCATCTGAAGAAGCGGAATTGCATAAATCTCTTTAGAGTCTTGAATGCGCTGCGTGGGAAAACAACGACAGTGGTTGTGCCCATTGCAGATGATGCGGCTGACGATGGAGCAACAGGAGCTGTTCCAGTTGCCGATGCCGGAGCAGGAGTGATGGCCATGAATAGTCCCACAGTGACAGCCAGCGGAGAAGTTGTTACACCCGGCGGCGGCCCCGAACGCCCAGAGAAACTGCGTGCCAAGGAACTGCTGGTCAACAAACTGTATGAGTGCAAGCTCTGTCCCAAGGGATTCCGCACCAAGCACGAGTTCCGCACGCATGTCTACGACAAACACGCAGATGTCCAGCGCAAGGATAACAACTCGATACAGTGCAGCTTCTGCGGACTGGACTTTGCCGATCCCGTGGACAGACGGCGGCACTACAACAACATGGACTGCATTGTTCGGCTGCGCTGCATGACGTGCGATGCCAAGCTGGAAACGCACCAGCGTTTCCTCGATCATGTCTACCAGGATCACTTGGGCGGCGTGGGTGGTGGCGTGGTCAGCGACAATGCCTCCACCACTGGCAGCGGCATGGCCAGGAGCAACAGCATGGAACACTCGCCGGGCAAGAGGAGCCTGCTCGGCGCCCTAGGCGTTGGTTCCTCGGCGGAGGAGTCGCGAAGCAGCAGTGCGGCTCCGCCGCTGACCTCTACACCAAAACTGGCGGGCGGTAATCAGGTGGGTGGCGGTGGATCGACCAGCGCTTCTGCCGCCGCAGCCGCTCAGAGCTCGGCGAATCGCGATGCATCCGCACCCAAATCCCAGTACTTCTCCCGCATGCCGCAGGTTTGCCCCATTTGCGGCCAGCAgtacaacaactacaacaatgTGCTGCGCCACATGGAATCGAAGCATCCGAACAAACTGCCAGAGACATACAAGTGCGTGCGCTGCGGACTGGGCTATCCCCGGATCTCCTACCTGCGGGAGCACATGATCAATGTGCACGGAGTGGACAAGAATCGTCACTCTGGCGGCTTCGAATACATCGTGAATGCGGATGCCGTGAAGTTGGCGGACGGAAGTACGCCGAACGTCTACACGGGTCGCTACGATTACGTGATGAAGGACCTGATGTCGATAACAAATG ATGATGACGAGGAGGAGCCTGGCAGCGTGGCCAAGAAGATGCGCCTGGatgacagcagcaacaacagcagcctgGTGGGCGTGGCTAGCCAGCAGAAGGAGTGCCCCATCTGCAATGCGGTGTTCAGCAACAACATTGGCCTGTCCAATCACATGCGCTCCCACTATACAGCCTCGAATGCAGTGAATGCAGCCTTGGCGGCTGCCAATCGAATGACACCCAAATCGCTAACGATTACCGCAACGCCAGCAACGGATTCGGAGTTCGGAGTTGGCGGAACAATGTCCGAGTCGGCTCCAGCAACGCCTGCCAATGTGCCACCGGCAATGGCCAATCAAACGCCCCAGGAGCAGGCAGTTTTTCGCCGGAGCCTTGACCAGGCAGCCGATCGACGCTTCCGGCGAATGCGCTGCCGCATCTGCCAGCGTCGCTTCAGTTCGAAGAAGTCCTATCGCTACCACATGCTCACCGACCATCAGGTGCAGAATGTGCAGTTCATCAAATGCAAGCTGTGTAACGCAGAGTTTGCTTACGAGAAGGGCCTGAAGGTGCATCTGTTCAAGGTGCACGGAAGGGCCATTAAGGATGAAATGATTATCAAGCAGTTCGAGTGTGAGGTTTGCTCGATTGTCTATAGTTCAGAGTcggagctgcagcagcacaAACGCAGTGTTCACAAGCTGACATCCGCCTCCGCTTCCACATCGGCGTCCACGTCCTCTAAGATTGACGACGACTGTCTAATGGATGAGGGCAAACCGACATCATCGGATCTAGCTGATCTCTCCACCCTCGCGGCGGGTGGATCCACTGCATCTGCTCCACTGTACTGGTACCAGTGCAAGTACTGTCCATCAAACTTTAACACCAACAAGAAGCTGGCCATCCACATCAACTCGCACGACGAGTTTGACTCGAACGATTATTCCTGCAAAGATTGCGGAAATGTCTACAGCGGACGCAAGAGTCTATGG GTTCATCGTTATAAGAAGCATCCGCAAGTGCCCAACCCAGCTGAGTGCTCGCTGTGCCGCAAGGTCTTCTTCGACCGCCAGATGCATGACAACCACACGCCCACCTGCAACCGCAAGCCGATCACCTCGACCGGTGCCCACCAGGAGCAGGATGGACAGCTGCATTCCCACCACACGACCAAAAGAACAATTTTCCGGCATAAGACcggcgatgacgatgacgaggaggatgacgatgagcagcagcaactggagGAGAGGGCCAATAGCGATGGCAATGGCACCACTGTGAGAGTGGCGTCGGGCAGTACTGCAGCTGCGGGCACGTCACTGAAGATCCGCATTCCGGAGGTGGCGTGCACCATTTGCGGCGCTCGCTTCACCGACCAGGAGCACTTTAGCAAGCACATCCAGAAGCACGAGCAAGAGCTGTACGTGGACAATCCGCTGGCGGCGATGTTCGATGATGGGCCGGCGGATGCCGGTCAGTTCCAGGTGGAGCGGCAGAATGAGAACGGGGAATACGCGTGCGATTTGTGCGCCAAGACGTTCCCCCAGGTGATCGCACTCAAGGTGCATCGCAAGTGGCATTTCAGAGGTGATAGCAAGCAG AACCCCATCGACGGCGAAGCGACACAGTTGACCAACAACAATCAcacaaccaacaacaacaacaactcgaTGCACCTCCGCGAGCTGCATGCGGTGGGCCTGATGcccaaccagcagcagcagagccTCAACAACTCGTGCAACAGCAGCAtgaaccacaacaacaacagcagcagcaaccgcagCAAGTCGATGAAGCGGAAACGTGAGCTGAAGTGCGAATACTGCGCCTCCACCTTCATCAGCAATAACAATCTGCGTCGCCACATGTACGAGCTGCACAAACACGAGGTAAGCAATCTGCCCGAGCCGCCGGTGATTGTGGTGGACGATCACCTCACCTGCCGTCGCTGTCAGTTGAAGTTCGACACAAAGGAGCTGTGGATCGAGCACAAGCTGGCCGATGCGAAGGTGGTGCGACCTTTCTGCCCCTTCCAGTGGGGCTGTGATCTGTGCGGCGAGTATCTGTCGCGCAAGGAGAAGCTGATGAACCATATTAACAACCATTTGAAGGAGGATGTCATAGTGCCAGTGGCCACTAAGGCGGCCATTGAGAGAACAGCGGCCATGGAATCAGCGGCAGCAGATGCGAATGCAGCGGCGACACTATCAGCATTGGGCGAAGGAGCCGAAACTGAAGATCAGTTTGCAGAGAAGGGTGAGGCTGCAGgggcaacaacagcagataaGTTGGCGAATCCCGACGAAGAGGATAGCGATGATTTGGATGAGGATAGCTCGGGCGACGACGATGATAGTTCGGGCACGGgagatgatgacgatgacgacgacacCGACGATGATGAGGATGGCGAGGGTGAAGATGAGGACGAGGAGGGAGATGGTGGCGAAGGCGAGGACGAAGAAGGTGTCCAGCCAGCCGCTCAACTTTTGCCGCAGCAGCTACACAAAGCGGATCTTAATCAGGACGACGATGATCTCGTCGAGGAGGTCATCAGCtccgatgacgacgacgacgatgatggaGAGGTGGAAagcgacgatgacgacgaagatgatgatgatgaggaggACGATGTGGAGGAGCCGGAGCCAGTGGGATTGGCGGTGCGACCGCTTATGAATGGCAAATCAAAGATGCCGCCGCTGATAGTGGCCAGTTCGGATGATGAAGACGATGGTGTGATGCCCATAGGGGACATTATCGAAGAGGAGTTCGATGAGGATGCCGATCCAGATCCGGAGGATGCCATTGAGGAGGTAGACGAAGATGATTTAGATGAGGGGGATGTGGAGGACGAGCCGAATGTGGTGTCGACGGCCTCCTTCTCGGAGAGCGAGTCCAGCACAACGACCACGTCcaattcgcattcgcattcaaCGGGTGAGCGGCGTAAGAAGGCCGTCGATCAGTTGAATGATCCCGGCTTTACCTGTGATCTATGTCAACTTTGTTTCGATTCTCAGGAGCTTCTCCAGAGCCACATCAAAAGCCATATCCTCAATGGGCCAAAGCTCTCGACagcgtcagcagcagcagcagcagcagcagcagccgccgccaCAGCAAGCAGCAAGGCAACAGCATTACTAACGGCCGCAAAGGCGAAGCCTGACTCCAAGTCAGCGGTGCTGgccaacaataataacagcaAGACAAGCAGCAAGACTGTGGCAGCAGCTGCGACACATTGA